The segment TTTGCTGCGATTATCAACGAGATTCAAAAATTGGACGAGTGTGCCAAGTTATCGTTGCCACATCATATGTTAAGCCCTATACAAAGATTACCAAGATACGAGCTTCTTCTGAAAGATTATTTGAGAAACCTCACAGAAGAAAATGCTGATTACAAGGATACTAAAAGTAAGGATCTTTCGAGTTCCATTCGATTCGATGAGTTACTTCCGCATAAAGTAATGCGCATCTAGCAAGGACTGGCTTCTATTTAAACGTCTATTGAACGGGGCACGTTTAAATAGACGTCTGTAGATGGCGACGATAATAATCGTAGAATCAAACGAACAGACATGGCTTTCTTTCTCGTAGAGGCGTTGGAATTAGTATCTACTGCTGCTAATCACACGAATGATGCAATGAAGAAGATTGACAAGTTTAAAAAGCTTCTTGAAATACAAGAGAGTATATACGATACGACAGATCTAGTTAGTGCTACGCGGGAGCTTGTAAAAGAGGGTCgtattgttaaaatttcagCAAGAAGCGGTGATCATCAAGAAAGACATTTGTTTCTGGTATGTACATGCATAccttaaatatacaatatggATGTATAGTCGCTGGTGCATAAATTTGTTGACTGatgcatataataaatacttatTCAATCGATACCATATATTAGACTTTAGTGATGGAAATGTTCTTTGTTTGTTCTGCCTTTCAGTTTActgatttattattactttgttCGATAAGATTAATACCCGGGCCATTGTATCGATTAAGAGCTAAATTCCTGATCGAAAATTTGCAAGTGATCGAAGGAGACAACCTAGAAACAGCAAACACATTTTATATAAGAGATGAAGATAAAAGCGTTGAACTATATACGCATGTGGCTGAAGAAAAGGCAGCTTGGCTCGAAGCGTTGTTCGACACTATGCAAGAAATgatgaaaagaaaagcgaGTCTAAAAACTGGCGATGTGAAGACTCTTGTCGTGAAGACTGATGATGTATCTAGATGTATGATATGTGAAGTCATATTTTCCGTGATGAAACGAAAACATAATTGCAGAGCTTGCGGAATAGTGAGTACCACCTTTTGCCGATGGTATTTCGCAACCATTGGCCTGTGAACAATCGGAATGTAAAACATATTATCAGTTATCAGTTAACAGTTGTTATTTAACTTGAAGTTAAACACATCCATCCACATTTTCCATAATATTTTTCCTATAATATTCCTTTCCTATAATATCCTttcctataatattttacaatattttacttgTTATTTGTAGGTTGTCTGCGGTAAATGTTCAAATCAAAAGTTATTATTCGAGGATAACAAAAACATGAGAGTTTGCCGCCTCTGTTATACTGCTTTAACGCAACCGCTTGTTAAATCACCTTCTTCGACATCTACGTCCGGGCCAGTACCCAGTTTATTACAAGTTTCAGCAAGCGCATCGTCCGTTATATCTGGATATCTTATGTTAAAAACACAACCAAGTAAATCTTGGACACGACGATGGTTTGCATTACATGCAGATTTTGTTTTGTACACTTTTAAGTCTGAATCTGAAAATATGGCTCTAACGGCAACTCCTATGCCTGGTTTCATTGTTACGGAAGGTATTAAATTGTCTGACGAGGATCCTTTAAGTCACAAGGACAGACCCAAAGCTCTTAAAATGCATCATTCTAGGAAAAGTTACTATTTACAAGCGTTATCAAATGAAGATAAACAGAAGTAAGTTTTATCatgtatattttgatattcgtataatatatacatatacatacatgtatgtatacatatgtaattgCATACAATACCAGCGAATTCGCTCATCTATAAGAGCGGCCATAAACAGGCCAACTAAATCGATCGACTACGATAGAGCTGGTCGAGTCGAATAGTCAACTAAGGCTATAGTCTGTTCAATGAGACGAGGCAGTAAACACAAACAGAATATGATTACTGCGGCTACGGTTACTAGCTGTTTATAGTCATCCAAATTTTTGCATTCACAGAAAGCGACTGACTAAAATTTCTCGCTAGTTGACTGCCAATCGATTCGTCTATAATCGATCTAAGATTcgtcaaatttcatttcagatGGTTCCATGCTTTACAATTAGCTACTAAAGCAGAATTACCTTCATTAACAACAACGGAAAATGAAGACGCACAAAAAGATCAATTAATTGTCCATAcacgataaataatttattgatcTTATCTATGATATCCAAGTTAATCTTTTACTGCCATTAACGTATAAGATCGCAGAGTGATAAAGTAATCGTTAGTAGATAATTAACATATGAAAGTGGCGTTaacttatgttatataatatacagataCATGCATAAACAGATTGTTATTGGTATACTGTGTGCCGACTTAACGGCGACCACATTGCCAAAACGCTTgttgtacaatattttgtaccattttgttatatatttaaaaatatataagtatatatttacataattgtttaaaatattgtatgtatgatacataatttttatccCAATGATGGAAAACACCAATGGTGTCTTCATTAAATTCTGCAGCAAAAGAATTAATTGTCTTCTAgtgtattttgtatatttccaGACCATAATACGAAGTTACTTAATGTTTGAagtattataattgtattgCGGTGGAAAGCCGATACTAAATCAGATAGATATTATTGTACATTCTATTCCATTGAACTGTAATTGTTTTGCtgtattttgatatttgtttaatatcatttatcaTGGCACCACATTTCATAAAATCGCGGGAGGCCATAGTTACTAGATTATTTCTACATTATATCGAGATGAGAGGCCTGGTAGGGCACTGTTGTCAGATTTACTGTCTGTCACCACGGCTTGTATCTAAAGTAGGCTGTGGCTGTGACAATgatctttaatttaaatttaatgtattaCTCGTATTGTGTTAGTGGACTTTATGTTAAAAATCGTAGAAGTTATAAAGTAACTTCGAATTTAGATGCTTGGCGGTACTGAGAGATGTCTGATCAAAGAACTTAATGAACATAGAGATATATGCGAAATGCCAATGCAAAGAACTgtcaaaatttaagaaatgacAGTGTTTTATAACGGACGTACGTctagttaaaaaaaataattattgtcaAAGATAGAATTAAGAAGATTAAAATCTTATGCAAGGATATTATATtccatattatttattattatctacttaagcattaaatatatgtagacATAAGAATATAACCTCAAAGCACATTATAAGTGTGaatgttaattaaatcttgtcacgtaatatattctatcattaagtcgttttattttttcatgatATTATTTGTGCAGTATTATGAAGATATACAATGGAGGTTTCAGAAACAAAAAACCTTGTTAGAGATTTGGACTTAACTCTACAACCTCGCATATTTCCACGATATAAATCTTGGCTTCCTCTTGCTACACAGCAGGTAATTATTCACATAAAATGATTATTCCATTCtcagttttataaaattccatacgttataaatttatgacTGTATTTATGAAAGTATGCGTATATGATcatatatcttatttttaatacaaacaaGTTATCAATTACAATGAtgatatgttttattttgtatgtaatcatttattcaatttaattagtttgaaataagatttttaattatcataataGTTATTTATGTCTTAACATTATATCTGCTTATACAATAAGATTAACGTATGCCAATTTATTTCATGGAACATATAATTTTCAGTTGAGACTTAGGAATCTTGTACAAATAATAGGATGCAATCTGaaaacagatataaataatgaaatttgctGGTTTTATTATACCCTACATAGAACAAGTATGTCCTCTCCTATATATACAAGCGAGGCAATTGATAATACAAATCCAAGATGGTCAAGTCTAGAAGTACCAACTATATATGCCACCAGTTATTCTACTGCCAGTGGTGAGCTTTATAATCTGTTAGTACCTCAAAAGTAATCATGCACTCATAGATGACTAAAATTGATGCTTTGGtatctaatatatttataactacAATATgcaattctaattaaatttgtaatatattttctcttcttctttattttttgtaatagAAGTCATTGTAAGATTGTGGAAAAGGATAATCATTAATAATGCAACTACTGATCTAACCATATTTACATGGGGCATATCTTTCACTGGTTTGGCATATATCGGCCCAAAACtatcaaataatttagaaaccatattgaaagaaaattctctgatttttcaatttcatggTGGCTTTTTCACTCCAGTATATTGTTTCATTGAAACTCCTGAATTAAAAAGGTATCTACATATAAAGGTCAATGCATCTGAAATAAGAGATAGTTATACAGTGAGTAAGCTTACCAgcttaagaaataaaatgcaaGCATTAAAACAGCAAACGGAATCGGTACAAACACTTCGGATACAAATTGCTTCTGGAGATAACTTTCACCCATCAAAGTATCCACAATCTTCATTAAACAGATTGTTTCAACCTCGTAAAGTGAGCAGGGAAAAGAAGGcagagatattaaaaatacgtaaGGAATTAGAGGTAGCAAAATTTAGAACAAAATTGTTAGAACAAGAAAGAGCAAGAAAAATGGGAGAACTAAGAATGTTAAATCAGATGCATTCTAATATTATGGAAGAAAATCAAGACTATGGTATTAGCTTTTAAGTGAtattcttataatatatatatatagtatcaccaAAATATCTaccttatttattattgcatgAACAAATTTCTGAAGACAAagtgatattatttaaatgtgCATATATAATTCCTCAAATTTAGCTTCTTTTTATGagattttaaaatcatttaattagtattttgttaaataGAACTCTAAATTTTTTTTCATCAGTGGATGTGATTCTTCATTCTCTATACAAAAGTATTAAGATACTTATGTCGGAAAATGCATAACTTAAAAGATCTCttagttttaatttcattaaatgtaATGTATGAAAGATAAGAAAAACACTGACACAAGAGTATAACTTTGTGTCTCTTCTTGTGTTTCATATGCcaagttttacaaaattaaggttaaaatatcttttaaactaaACATTTTCAGATCCAAGTACCTTAATACTTTTGTATagaacaaaaaaataaaaaaataaaaaaacaaaaataaaaaataaacaaacgcATCAATCAATGGATAAAGAAATATAGGGTTTCATTTAAAAGTATACAAATGACCTTGAAATCTTACGAAAAATAATCTTGAGAAAAAGTTCTTTCCACCATTATATGTGCTCCTTGAAATAGTTTGTCCTAGAAGTTTTTCCGCAAATAAGGCAGTTATTTAGGTGATCCCATATAGCTGAGActatatatgtgtattataattttattaaaataattttaacacaTTTATTGTAATCAGGTTCCGATTTAATGGAAAGGTATAGAGAATTGAATAAAGATATTGAAAGATTACATGAATGGCGACAAAATCAAATAGATACAAGAGAAACATATATTCAATTGAGTAGTCAACTTGCACATAGAAGAAGACAATTAATTTCAGAATTAAGCTTAATATATCCTATTTCTCAGGTGTGTAAGATATTTGATAGAAtgtgaaattttagaaaagaataatatgaagtgaatcaaaataaattaatgtatttaCATGCTATACAGGgaggaaatggaaaatttagaatacATGATGTTCATTTACCAGATAGCGAAGATTTAGAATTATCAAATGATACTGTAGTTGCTGTAGCATTGGGATTCGTTGCACATACTACACAAATGATAGCCAATTTTCTTAACATACCTACTAGATATCCTATTATACACTATGGATCACGTAGTAAAGTTATAGATCATATTACAGAAAATTTACCTGACAATGAAAGACAGTGAGTATTCTACTTTCTATTCatctttctaatttttgtaatacatAATTATCGTTTTAGGTTTCCTTTATTTGCTCGAAGTAAAGATAAGCTACAATTTCGTTATGCTGTTTACttattaaataagaatatagCTCAATTAAGATGGTACTGCGGCCTTCCAACAACGGATTTAAGGGCAACACTTCCAAATCTTGCTACtctgataaatattaaaccaAATCAATCACAGtatgttatatttctattttaattaaatgatataaaatattttttaatttcacaaaatttatctttctttttatagttTGGATAATTCGAAACGAACATACTCTACTTCATCTTTGGATATCGAAGTTGGAAATAGTAAACAAAGTATAACACCACCaatgcaaaaaataatttttgaaaaatgccATCGATCTTCACGATCTATGAGCCaattgaaaagtataaaatcttCTCTCGGTTCTTCTTTGGATCAAGGTTTAGATAAACCCGTGCAATCCCTTGTTTTAGGCAGTCAATCAAAACGAATTTGTAAATCAGAAGAAAGTGCCATAGACAATAAAACATTGGTACTAGTAAAAGATAGGTCAAGTAATAGTAGTAATGAAACTTTAAATAATGCtattctaaataatataacaaatgttGAAAACAGTTCTGAAGTAAATAATGAAACTGCAATAGAAAATAACATTGAAATCATGATACCAACTTCAGTGTCAAAGTCAACTAACATTACAGATAATTTTGACAGTCCTGTAAATATAAGAGATAGAAGCTCAAATTCTATAAGTAGTTGCGAAATGGCACTTACTAGTAGTCAAAATGGGGACGATAGTTCGAACGATAAcaacataattaaaaaagatgaaGCTAAAGAatctatttcaattattaatgaaatcttaataaatatcaatgatGTTGTAGataatactttaaaaaatggaaagcaCAGCgaagattataatttaaaaaataaagctCCACAAGATTCTGATAATCTTAAAATGGCAGCTAGTGATAAAAGTTGTAGTGATCATGAACATATGCCAGTTACAACAGAAACTTCAACGTATAGAAAAGAACATTTTACTAAATCGTGTTTATCTTTAGATGATATAATATCTTGTGCTTATGAAGAAactgaaaagaaagaaagaacaagTTCTATTTGTAGTTATCCAGAAGAGTACCTTTCATCGAAATATCTTGCGTCTCGAAAACGATATAATTCTGAATCGAAGTAAGTACATGTTACCATTCGTATGTAACaaagataacaaaatataaatatgaaaaatatcaataactaaattatttctttctatatatatatatagaaaagatCGAATAGATTCTGTACATTCTAAAAATTTGTGCCACAAAAACACAAGTAGAGAATCAGTGGTATGTAGATTTATCAAAAAATCTCTATTAAAGTGTTATGGGTAAAGTgatataattatctttttatatatttcaggTGGAAACAGAATTGATGCAAACAGCACAGAAATCAGATTGTTATTCGTATGatgaaacaaacaaatatGACTTTCAAGCATCAGACGAATACATAGATATTATTAGACGTAGTTCAGAAAGTGTATATGCACGCACTGAAGCTTTAGCTAATAAGAAAACCAGTTTTAAAGTTATGAAACCACGACTGTAGTATTTGCATTCTAGAATCGAACAAAGCGCTGTTATTGTTGTAATAGTTGGTTTCTAAACGCACCAGACCCAACAAAAGTTCACTGCATGTTGTATAAAAAAGATTAGATCAATATGgacattattattactatgtgaaaaTCGAGAATGTAGCGGTCTCATAAATGTTTTTcattatgaaagaaaaaagaaagcaagtaaatttatatttattctaattacttattttgttaaatagaaaatgaatgaattatatttgttgattgtgttaaaaatatctatcatatatttatatcgcgTTTCCTCGATTGTTaggtataattaacaattgaGGTAAGTGAAGTAACTGAGAAGAGTCTATACTTTTTTAATCATAATACAATGGCATTTATTGAGATCATATCAATGACCATATGAGATTATTTAGCATAATGTCAtaaatttcttcttattaACTTTCTCTTCTCGAATTGGCAGGCAATATTTCTACCGTGATGCTCCTTTATCTTCCTTGATTTTGTTTCTTAGAAGATATATGCAATCTACAATTAAAAGGATATCACTATTATAACAAGTACAAAAAATGAAGGATCATTCAAGATGTCATAAATGAAAGAAGTTAATTTGTACTTACCAATATCTAATTAAAGCAGCAACAataatcattaaaaatttgctTTATATGTATTCACCAATGTTCAAAATTATATCTATCCActctttttttaaagattccttttaaaaatatttcaatatttattctgTCATCTTCCTGCAAGCGATTGTAATCTTTTTCTGTAATTTATAGACATTTCCGGATTATTTTGTAAACTATCTTCTTCAAGTGATCCCATGAGAAAAGTTCGCATGGAGATTATGGAATGAGATCTGATCCATCACAATCGATCTATTTGTTGTTGAAATTGTGTTCCAACCACTTTCAGGCTAATGCTGTATAATTTGAAGAACCATCATCATGTTGGGACGTTGGAACCAGCCGGTTCAAGCAGCTTAGTAGATGTCAATTGATTCCTTAGGAATTCACAAATACTTCTACCATATGTATAAAATGACTTTAACGGCAGATCATTGAATTCGCATCAATAAATGCCATTGTATTCTGTcgaatgataaaattaatttgactTAAAAGTTTCCCCCATTATTGCACcaacaaaaaaattatttatgtaatataatgtcCCCTTTGTTTATACCAAAAATTTtttgtaagaatatttttttgataatTTCTATATCTCAAGATATTCTATCGATTtcagttaaaataaatttatatacatacatatacaggTTGTcccatttgaaattttatctccTGAACTAGGTATTCGTTATTCAAAAAGTTGTTTcaagaagaatttatttgtttcgGAAGGGGACATTTCGTGATGGTCACAAATCTTGTTCTTAGGCGAACGCGCCTTTTACATTTCAAGATGATTCCtgtttatacatacatatatatataaggtaCCTCACGCTCACTTGACATTGacattaacattttaatttatatcatacaTTACTACTTATAGCGAAAAatctttcaaataaaagttGAATTGTTTCAAAGAAGAcaggtatattttaatatgtatattcaatGTTAATAGGCTTTGTGTAGGTGAGCGAATGAAGATCAAaaactttgttttttaatggaatcatatattttttaatacattaatcgACGCAGGTCGACATTCtctgtaaaaaattatttatgtttaaaaaCTACTAGTTTAATAAGTATtttaacttttcttttataaaaccTATCGTATAAAAACCAAGGAAAGATGTAAGGCactaataagtaataatatatgtacttgTGTGTTTGTTTTCATTATCTTTCTTACGGTagcttttataaaatagaagttaaaaaaatacataaactaATAACTTTCcaacatacatatatgagTTAATACTCTTTTATAGAGAATGTTTAGTTGCATCTACCaatgtattaaaaagtatatattatttactttaaaaaGATAAAGTTGACCTTCACATAACCTTTTCGCGCCCATCTACAAAAGGACATAACATTAGAATATGCCTCCCTCGAAACCACAACTTTTATCTAAAACATTTTTCGCTACAGATAGTAATAGGGATGGAAATCAAGATATTAATATGAGATCAGACaccttgtatatatatacattttaggTACTATTATTTgcatataataaattctagtataatgtgtaaatttaaatctttttgTGCATACGTGTGTCAAAGGCGCGTGTGTATTGTATGGTGGGTCatacaattaataattgtactttttattaattacataatatcaaatagctaaataagaaaaaattttcataataatgATCCTTATATGGGCAAAGAATCAATATCACAATATAGGGATCAGTGtatgtttacatttttttaattgtgaTGTCACTATCTAAAGCTGATATTGTTATACATTCCCGTGTGAAGCCAATATTATTAAGTTGTTTTAATAATAGTTTCTTCTTGTAATGTAAAACaatgtttcaaaataattatataatatttaaaagactTGAGCATCTGAATCCAATAGTGTCCAAACTTTACATCTGTCATTTttgttatatgaaattttaatatctatataaacTATCTATAAGAGGACCAATTAAAGCATTACTtactatacatatgtaataacATTAAGTATGTGATAATTTACGATGAAAAATACTGATACTcaataaaaaaggaagacaaaattgaaattttctgatATGTAACTTATTTCAatagaaaagatataaataaaaaagtcaAGCATgcttgaattataaaatataaaattagtaaACACGCTTGATTAGTTTGACATAGTATCTTCAAATTATTCTACTTAATATTCTTGTTTACTATTCACAGTATTCTATTTAACTACGTACACAATGAGTTACATGTCAAATCATATTAACATATTAACTTACtcaacgtataataataatgaatgtaaaaacaatattatatataaaaaaacctTTTCTTGTAATTTGATTCATATGTGGAATAATTCATATAGAATACATATTACACTATAAGactaaaatataagaatttttattattggcATTTTTGAAgatcttttttacttttactataattttaagaggattcaataaaatttatgacattttcaacattctagtattttaaaaaattatacaataagatattttatttgtaacaatgaaaacaaaaatattttactatatctTATAGGATTTATGGCAATAATGTCTTTATCATTTCTATGttattgcgttataatatttacatataaaaataaatatataaaatggtgattaattatgttaaaagtaaaataatatgtataatatacattaaaatatttaatttaaagattCATTAATTTTAGTCAGTTTTGCACTCACATCCCAcaaacgcagtgctacatcaGGGTCTAGTTCTTTTTTTGAAACATAAAGTTTACAATCACGGTAAATATTACCACTTTCATTAGATAAGGAAGGTTCTATTGCACAATGTAATACAGTTTGTGCACCctgtaacaaaaatataaatatgaatgtaataaaatatctattataataaatcaaataagaaataatccCACAAAAAATGATATGTAACATATAAAGACAGTTACCTGATTTGCAgtacgtaaaaataataaagcaacaggcgaaaaaataatatagtgAAACCAACTCCTTTTCACATTTCTGAATAATCCTGTGTAAGTGAATCCAGGACAAACcatatatacattaataccACTGttctttgtttgttttgcaagTTCAATACCAAAATAAGTATTTGCTAATTTTGAATTACAATAGGCAGGATTCATACGTCCTTTGATTTCCAAACCTTTTTCACCATTTAGGTTCGAAAAATCAATTGTTCCAGACTCAAAAAGATTAGATGTCACAATAACAATTCTATTGTCAAagaaaaagtgaaataaataaataacaaatttgtattttgaaGTAAATGTTTTACTTTATGACAGACCTGCTTGGTCCATTTCGTTTTAAATGTTCCAAAAGTAAATTTGTAAGCAGGAAGTGCCCTAAATGATTTACTCCAAAATGAATTTCAAATCCATCATCAGTTAAAGCATGTTCTTTAAAAGGAACATATACTCCAGcattattaattaacacaTGAACCTCtgcaaaattttctattacttcTGCAGCAAATTCTCTGATGGATGAAGATGATGCCAGATTTAATTTCATTGGTacctgaaaaattaataatatattttacagataCATAGAtagtatattgttatattaacTATGgggtagaaatatataattaggaACTAATATTACCAATTTTCCAGTAGATATTTGAGTACGTATGTCAGATATAGCATTCTGAGCGGTTTCTAAATATCTACAGGCTAAAATAACTGTAGCTTTTCTTCTAGCCAATTCCTTTACCGTTTCTTTACCAATTCCGGAGTTTGCACCTGTCACAATGAATACTCGATCTAGTAAACTGTCTgtattttcacattttccCCATGTATGTTCACGAGATTTTCGAAGTAATCCAATAAGTAATACTACCgggaaaatgaaataacacCATGAAGATACCATATTTGCTTTACGAACTACGACATGTGTATGAATTaaggaatatttatttgtatacaaATCTTGTCAAAATTTATGCCCAATGCCGTATTatgaattaagaaataatagaattttagaaatctgtttgttttataaaataatcttattTATCACATActtcgatattaaatttatacacatatactTCACAAATTACACCTTGTTTTAATGCAAAAGTAACtattataaatagatatttgaGCAATAATCATAATCTTCGTTACACATAACAaacttttttcatattttaatataataattattttaattaaactataTGATATTCGTTGTTTTTTATAGATCCATTAATGCAAAgtttatacattaaacaaaTGTGTACGATAACGATACTATATTTCTATCATTAAACAGATCTGTCATATGTATGCTTTACTGCGTGCAGGCATGCATACGTGCGCGTATGTATGTGATTTGTAttcattaaataattcgatGGTTATTTgattaatgtttttattcataaataaatgattaaaatattaaacgtaaaaaattttatGCCTTTTGATACTATTCCATTCGATATATGTTTgaatggaaatatatattaattgtgAAGG is part of the Bombus fervidus isolate BK054 chromosome 7, iyBomFerv1, whole genome shotgun sequence genome and harbors:
- the LOC139989028 gene encoding retinol dehydrogenase 11 isoform X1; protein product: MRRKLLVRKANMVSSWCYFIFPVVLLIGLLRKSREHTWGKCENTDSLLDRVFIVTGANSGIGKETVKELARRKATVILACRYLETAQNAISDIRTQISTGKLVPMKLNLASSSSIREFAAEVIENFAEVHVLINNAGVYVPFKEHALTDDGFEIHFGVNHLGHFLLTNLLLEHLKRNGPSRIVIVTSNLFESGTIDFSNLNGEKGLEIKGRMNPAYCNSKLANTYFGIELAKQTKNSGINVYMVCPGFTYTGLFRNVKRSWFHYIIFSPVALLFLRTANQGAQTVLHCAIEPSLSNESGNIYRDCKLYVSKKELDPDVALRLWDVSAKLTKINESLN
- the LOC139989028 gene encoding retinol dehydrogenase 11 isoform X2; translated protein: MVSSWCYFIFPVVLLIGLLRKSREHTWGKCENTDSLLDRVFIVTGANSGIGKETVKELARRKATVILACRYLETAQNAISDIRTQISTGKLVPMKLNLASSSSIREFAAEVIENFAEVHVLINNAGVYVPFKEHALTDDGFEIHFGVNHLGHFLLTNLLLEHLKRNGPSRIVIVTSNLFESGTIDFSNLNGEKGLEIKGRMNPAYCNSKLANTYFGIELAKQTKNSGINVYMVCPGFTYTGLFRNVKRSWFHYIIFSPVALLFLRTANQGAQTVLHCAIEPSLSNESGNIYRDCKLYVSKKELDPDVALRLWDVSAKLTKINESLN